The following coding sequences lie in one Musa acuminata AAA Group cultivar baxijiao chromosome BXJ3-1, Cavendish_Baxijiao_AAA, whole genome shotgun sequence genomic window:
- the LOC135629039 gene encoding SNF1-related protein kinase regulatory subunit gamma-1-like, giving the protein MDSPPGSAKSSPEAELGHRLEDLWDIQEPQLSPTEKLNSCFESILVAAFPPAPSSEVVEIPSDSTLANAIEILSKHKIMSAPVRDVEAPENASWIDRYIGIVEFAGIAVWILHQSEVVASGMKASPAATRDANKLAAKLGTVVTLERTMSGLDSSAIPVEANGEIKDKVHSTGSGATEATIAGNIFDVFTSSDLYKITKVSDISGSFRWAPFLALQKSDSFLTMLLLLSKYKMKSLPVVDLGEEKIDNIITQSAIIHMLAECVGLHWFENWGTKKLFELGLPIMMPRKLIKVREDEPVLNAFQLMRNKGVGGLPVVDGSGRKAIGTISIRDIHYLLTQPALCDKYRSITTKDFIIKIKAYVEEQQVVSSTMNNVVTCKRDDTVKDIILSLDMEKIQRIYVVDQDENLEGVITLRDIISRLVHEPHGYFGDFFDGVVPLPQGSRV; this is encoded by the exons ATGGATAGCCCACCAGGGAGCGCGAAGTCGAGCCCGGAGGCGGAGTTGGGTCATCGATTGGAGGATTTGTGGGACATTCAGGAGCCGCAACTTAGCCCCACCGAGAAGCTCAACTCCTGCTTCGAGAGCATCCTTGTTGCTGCCTTCCCTCCGGCCCCATCCTCCGAAG TGGTTGAGATACCTTCTGATTCTACTCTGGCCAATGCAATTGAAATCCTATCCAAGCACAAGATAATGAGTGCACCAGTTCGAGATGTGGAAGCGCCAGAGAATGCGAGTTGGATTGATAGATACATTGGGATTGTAGAATTTGCTGGCATTGCTGTATGGATTCTGCATCAG TCAGAAGTTGTAGCAAGTGGGATGAAGGCAAGTCCTGCTGCAACAAGAGATGCCAATAAATTAGCAGCAAAGCTAGGCACAGTTGTTACATTGGAAAGAACAATGTCAGGACTAGACAGCTCAGCAATTCCTGTGGAAGCTAATGGTGAGATCAAAGACAAAGTTCATTCCACAGGATCAGGAGCTACTGAAGCAACAATTGCAGGAAATATATTTGACGTATTCACTTCTTCAGACTTGTACAAAATTACAAAG GTTTCTGATATCTCGGGTTCATTCCGTTGGGCACCCTTTCTTGCCTTGCAGAAGTCTGATTCCTTTTTAACCATGTTATTGCTTCTGTCCAAATACAAAATGAAGAGTCTTCCAGTAGTTGACCTCGGTGAAgagaagattgataatattataactcAATCTGCTATAATTCACATGCTTGCGGAATGTGTTGGGCTTCATTGGTTTGAAAATTGGGGAACTAAGAAACTCTTTGAGCTGGGACTTCCTATTATGATGCCTAGGAAGCTAATAAAG GTGAGGGAGGATGAACCAGTTCTAAATGCCTTCCAACTAATGAGAAACAAAGGAGTTGGCGGCCTTCCAGTAGTTGATGGAAGTGGGAGAAAGGCAATAGGAACTATAAGCATAAGAGATATCCACTATCTCTTAACTCAACCTGCACTATGTGACAAGTACAG GTCCATCACTACCaaggacttcatcatcaaaataaaggCTTATGTGGAAGAGCAGCAAGTGGTTTCATCAACGATGAACAATGTCGTAACTTGTAAAAGGGATGACACAGTTAAAGACATTATTCTGAGTCTCGACATGGAGAAGATACAAAGGATATATGTCGTGGACCAAGATGAGAATTTGGAGGGCGTGATCACACTTAGAGATATAATCTCTAGATTGGTTCACGAGCCACATGGCTACTTTGGAGATTTCTTCGATGGGGTTGTTCCACTACCTCAGGGTAGCAGAGTTTAA